A single region of the Sciurus carolinensis chromosome 16, mSciCar1.2, whole genome shotgun sequence genome encodes:
- the LOC124966160 gene encoding LOW QUALITY PROTEIN: POTE ankyrin domain family member B-like (The sequence of the model RefSeq protein was modified relative to this genomic sequence to represent the inferred CDS: deleted 2 bases in 1 codon): MSFTGVPLNRTALHYACVYDQPKVVTLLIKMNSDVNICDNDKSTALIKAVQFQAEECAMILLQSDADPNVMDASGNTALHYAVYSKNTCTAKPANLLRHKAMIEAKNKDSLTPLLLALKENNQQMAEFLVDMGASIHATDHHGRTSLMLAAGHKSKGTVRLLLQKGVDVCLKDRSGRTALSYAVNCSDNLKEIAVAYEEKQHEMFQNKYPEVLAGKTSEEEQARLDVREVNELKDEQHCRGPEIEEIETPAMWEGGGAASASSHDELLKPNKQQLALEKEHHDQAKIDMDNERDIVEEILRNQIFYEKELDDLNEQLQYSSSQHAYLNMENEFLRQEALSLEELKITCGKLEEEKKELEEKLLTLQSRENDSVEIDPRGQYEAASEKTEREKTLEETVFTGRRKG, from the exons ATGAGCTTCACAGGAGTTCCACTGAACAGGACTGCTCTGCATTATGCCTGTGTCTATGACCAGCCCAAAGTGGTGACACTCCTGATAAAGATGAATTCTGATGTCAACATCTGTGACAATGATAAGAGCACAGCACTCATTAAGGCTGTACAATTCCAGGCAGAGGAGTGTGCCATGATTTTGCTGCAGTCTGATGCAGATCCAAATGTGATGGATGCCAGTGGCAACACTGCCCTGCACTATGCCGTCTACAGTAAGAACACGTGCACAGCA AAACCTGCAAACCTGCTTAGGCACAAGGCGATGATTGAAGCAAAAAACAAGGACAGCCTCACTCCACTATTACTtgcactgaaagaaaacaatcagcaaATGGCAGAATTCCTAGTGGACATGGGAGCGAGCATCCACGCGACAGATCATCACGGAAGAACATCACTGATGCTCGCAGCAggacacaaaagcaaaggaacaGTCAGGCTGCTTCTGCAAAAAGGAGTTGACGTGTGTTTGAAAGATCGCTCTGGTAGGACCGCATTGTCCTATGCAGTCAATTGCAGTGATAACCTTAAAGAAATAGCTGTTGCATATGAAGAAAAGCAacatgaaatgtttcaaaataaatacccagaagtaCTTGCAGGAAAGACATCAGAGGAAGAACAGGCAAGACTTGATGTGCGTGAAGTTAACGAACTAAAGGATGAACAACACTGCAGGGGACCTGAAATAGAGGAAATCGAAACCCCAGCAATGTGGGAAGGTGGTGGTGCTGCTTCTGCCTCTAGTCATGACGAACTTCTAAAACCCAATAAACAGCAGTTGGCTCTTGAGAAGGAACATCACGATCAGGCAAAAATCGATATGGACAATGAGAGGGACATTGTCGAAGAGATTCTGCGCAATCAAATTTTCTATGAAAAGGAGTTGGATGATCTTAATGAACAGCTGCAATATTCATCTTCACAACATGCATATCTAAATATGGAAAATGAattcctgaggcaggaggctctgtctctggaagaattaaaaattacGTGTGGAAaactggaggaggagaagaaggaattAGAAGAAAAACTATTAACCCTTCAATCAAGGGAAAATGATTCGGTGGAAATTGATCCAAGAGGACAGTATGAAGCAGCAAGTGaaaagacagagagggagaaaacatTGGAGGAAACGGTCTTTACAGGACGAAGGAAAGGCTAG